ACATAGGTAGTGCTCAGGCCTCTTTTgtcacatttcaattcactatAGCCAGAGTTTAATCAGGATTCacaacaaattgcacacactcataaatgctAGTCCTGTtaacatgcctgattttatttttgtattttatccaAGATCTTTTGGCATTGggaaaatgccaaaaaaaacGCTCACAAAGTTAAAGGGAAAATATCCTGCATTCGCCCACTGATCCAGAGCCAAACCAAAATAACCTCCAAGTTTGATGGAAGTCCGTCCAGTAATATTTGTGCAATCTTCCTCAGTGGAAGTTATAACTCTGTTTCCTTTTACTTAAAAACTACAAAGTGGTATTTCTAGATTTGCTTCTTCCACCACGGATCCTCTGTATAATGATTTTTAGgcctgtttctctctgtagaGCTGAGGGACAGAAAGCATCTAGGGTGGAAGGGTGAGGAAGGGTGAGGAGGGGTGAGGTGAGTGTCCAGGCTCATGCAGTGTGCAAAGTCCGGGCAAAGGGCCCAGGCTTTGACTGCACGTGAAAGCCTCCAGGGCACATCAGGAAAAAGCCCCAGTGTttagaagaaggaaaaaaaaaaaatagacttCTTATTTTTGAAGTAACTCaccaataaacacacacgcacacgcacacttccCAGACCTCAGTGATGTCAACAGCAGACTGGTGTAGTAGCTCTACCTCCTGGAATGACAGCAGCGGTGATATCTGGCAGACCATCACATGCTCATGTCACCCGGTGAATGATGGGAGGTGTGCGTCCACGGCCAGACCGCGTCCAGGTCCCGCTCAGCTCCGACAGGCGCGCAGGCCGGTTCTCCAGCCACATTACTCGCATACATTAACATACATGGCAGAGAAATTGCCTGAGAGCGGAGGTCAGAGCAGCTAAATGTGCGAGTTCAGCTGCGCCGACAGAAGGAACGTGTTGCTGCAAGTGCATTTAGAATGTGTCAGCTCAGTAGTCACAGTAGTTTGCTGTTGTAGTGATTTGTATTAATTTCTTCCTCTAGAGGTTTGTGATTACAGCGTCTGTGAATCCACTTGTCAGGAATCTTTTAAAAGAACAAGGATATTGCTTTtgaaattttctgtttttcttatcGGTAAGTCCTATATGTCTGGAAAATATAGTTTGTGTATCTAAAGTCTGATATAACCTTGATGGAAACCTTCGTTGTTGCATTGGAAAAACCTTGGCCACTGTAGTTTAAGTCAAGCCCAACATTCAACATCTTGCTGCCATAAATTATGTCAACATGTTTGCTATAAAACTACATTGACCAGCAGTTTAAAGAAATTACCCTTTACACAaattaaactgtttatttgtggCTTATTATTGAAGATTTACATCTATGCATCATCAGTTTTGGTCTTTTAATGGGGAGTGAGTAAAATAAAGTCTAACTTGAAGCTTGTAAGATAATtcatattatataaaacattaaaatataaaaattgtcATCTTCagcaatgattttttttctgcgataaaaggaaataaaataaaggagaGGACGAACTTCACCTTCAGGGTGGTCCAACTGGATCCCTGCTGGGTCAAGACCAGGGTGAATGGAACTTAATTTGGAGCGGTTACATGTGACTGTCAGGAAAAGCCCAATATGTGGaatgattatttttgtgtgtaaaagATGAGCTAGTTTCGGTTGCGGTGATGAAAAAGGCCAATTATCCATGTTATACTGGGTGAATTGTTCGGACGACGCTCCTGGATAAAGTTCACGTTCTCTGACGCAGTTTGGAGGCAGACGAGCAGCTCTCACACAACCACACTCTGACAGAGCCAGTGTTATGTAGACAAGCTTTGTGGTGAGCGAACTGGTAGCGAAGAATCTGAAAACCTCATTCAAAAGTAGAATTCATGCAGAAGAAGATTGTTGCCTGTCTGGACATTtctatgtataaataaaaacctgctgtgAATAGCATCATCGTCACTACCATCTGGCATCAGATGCTTGGCCAACAGGAAACAGTTCCAGCCTCAGAGACGTTAGTGTGAAATATGTACTCAGTAATTTAGTATGAACTGTGAAGGATGTTGAGGGAAATTACCCTTAAGGAAAAATCATTCCTACCttgagttatatatatatatatatatatatatgcatatgcaTGTCTCCTGTATGTATATGCTTAATTTGCATTATTGTAAAAAGTTGTTGTGATATTTATTATTGTGAACGATATATATCTGTAGTATCTATATAGCAGCATTATTTGTGGTGTCGGACAGTTGACAGACAAAAAAACTCAACAGACAAGTTACTCGTTTGCAACAGTATTCagatttaagactttttaaccAATTAATAAATAATCTTGCCACTCCTAGTCCAAAGGTTCATTGTGTGATGATATTTACAtcataaattaaataagaaacTAAAGACATTCAACATATTTTTAGATAAGTTGGTATCAATCATTTTTATCCCTCAGGCCCTCATGACAATACAAAAACCGATGGTTTTTTCAATTGCATGTggagcagaataaaaaaaaaatgtaaagcttACTCTACATATGCTAATATGTTGGGTAAAGCCTAAcgtaaaagcagaaaaaaaaaatcatactcTGATATGTAAACAATATCATTTGAGCCACAGCTGTAAATCAATACATACAATATCTATGTTTAGAGGTCACGGGGAGATTACACGTTGGTTTTGTGATCTCTTCGTGCTCTAAGTGAGGGCGTTTCACAAACACGTTAAAACAGTTTAAAGTTGTCCCGCATAATTTACACTTTTACATATCAGAGgcctttttccttctttctgtttttccactAGATTCTTTCTATCTAGTCTAATGTCGGTGTCATCCAAACACCAAAACTAATTTAATGCCACCGGTAAAGTTTCTACTTGGACAGGAAGAAATGACACATATAGAAATTAGCCCACTGACAAATAAATACCAGGAAACACTGACACCTAACAATAGCTAATTGCTTGCcgtttcccatgatgcacttcATGTGTCAAACATTACGCTCTGTGCAATGGAGTTTTCAGGTGAAGGGGCAATGGAACAACACATTTGCTTACGGCCTTTGGAAATCGTTTCCTGGACAGATTAACTCACATGGCCAACGATGCGTAAGACATTTGGAACAGAAACACCGGCTTGATGTTTAACCAGATTCAAAACTTGGGTCGCCTTCGCAAGGAGGGGAATTCAGTGCCATTAGAGTAGTACTGTATTCCTATGTAATGGAGCAAACCTCCGCCCAGTGCCAGGTGGCGTTTCAAATATTAGTTCTTAAACAGAAGTCCTTTAGAGTCTTGGGAAATCGTCCTGTGATGACGGAGAGGGAGAATGTCATGATACACAGgcgagaggaaaacagaaattGCACTGACTGAGCCAGAGAGGGTGCATGGTGAGAGTGTTTGTCCTTACAGTCTTTTTTATTGTCTCGTCTTTCCCATCAAGCCCCTGGCCAGTGTTTAATGTGCACACAGCACCACCTTCATTTAATATCCTCTTTTAGAGAACAAATTCTGTCTGCAACCGATATCGTCAGCTCCCGTTGGTTATGATAACTGAGGTGGCTTTGTGTCCCTGCATCTGCTCTGCCTGCATCCTCACGTGAGATGCCACGTCATACTGGACTCCTCCACAGGCCAGTCCCGAGTAACTCCGCAGGTTCTCCGGGTCGTACAGGTGCTCCAGGGAGTACCCAGTCAAAGCGTAGGCTGCTTGTCTGTCCAACGGCTGCCTCTCCTGGGTCGGGTAGATCAGCGGGCTCCCCTGGGGCTGTGAATGGTGGGGGGACAGATCAGTCGCCATGTAGTCTTTGGTGAGGGAAAGGCCCGACCTGGGCATCCCATCAGAGCTGGGGCTGCTGAGACGAGATAAAGAAGCGGGACTGGTTGTGTTTTCGTCATTGTCATGGGGGCCAAGCACTTTGAGGCCGTCCCGGTGATGTAGGTGCTCAGAGGGGAGGTCGATGCTGGGTGCTCCGGGGCCTCGGCACACCACACTGGGCATGTTGAGCTGGGAGTGGTGGGGTAATGAGGAGTTGAAGCATGGGCTGTGAGATTTGGCGAGGCCCGAGACGTCCAGCGGCGCCTTGTGTTGGTGCAGACGGCTCTCTTCCTCTTTGATCATCTGCTGCGTGGCACGAATCAGGGTCTCCATCTTGCTCGGCTCTCGGGGGCTTGCCCGAAAGTGCTCTCCGTGGTACCGCTCACCTGAATCGCTGGTGGACCCGCCTCCATCAGGTGAACTCACTACACTGTCTTCATCCCAGTGACCCCGACCTGTGAGGAGAGTtgaattaatgaaataataaataacactcATATATTTGATGTTCCTCAAACCATGACTCTGTTTAGCTCTGCACAATTCTGCTTTACATGCATATAGAATCTTGGTCTATCAGACTGGATGTCTTGGCAGAAACTCACTGTTTTGAggatgtgaaatgtgaaataacttGGCTTTCAATTGCAGGCAATTTTTGAACAGATGGTAGCAATCGGCACCCTGGCAAGGGATGCCGTAAACAACTTAGCATGTCTCATAATAACATTTGGAAAAACAGCTACCAGGAGAAGCCAGGCCAGAACTATTTGCAGAGACAGATGGTTGTGGTCTCAACCCTAACACCTCACCATGAATGGCTCCATGGTACGATGTGATTTCGTAGGCTTCGTTGTTCTCCACCGAGGGTTTCGGCAGCGAGAGAACGGAGCGTGTGGCATCCCACCAAACCTCTCTTCCTGACTGGGGGGTTCCTAGGAAGTATCGGCTGCTCTGGCATCGCACACGGTCACAGGTGGTGGTGTGCGGATGTGCTTGGGCATTGGCGAGATCTTCTTCGGATAAGCCAAGGCCATAGCACAGGGAGCCTGAGTCTGGATACAGTCGGTAGGCACAAGACGTCTCGGTAGCCTCACCGGGATCCAACAGCTGAGGGGATGCAGAGTCAGTCAGAGGGCTTCCTCCCCATTGGCTGTCTTGGTCTGACTCCGAGCGCTCTGGATTGAAAGCGGAAAACTGCTGGAGACAGAAACAAGAAAATCACAGTTCTGTGAGTTTGAGATTTGATGAGCTTACTAACAATTAGGCTTGTGCCAAGTCTCTTTTTCCTAGATTTAGCTCTGCAAAACAGGCTGTTTACTACCTGTGGGTAGGGGGACACTCTGGCCTTGGCCTTCGCCGGGGGCAGACGTGACTTGGTGCTCTTCCTGTCTTCAGTGTGACTGTTGGCGTAGGGGAAGGCTGGCTTGGTCGGGCTCATCTGGTCCAAGGACAGCTGCATACCCTTGTACTCAGTGTCCcttttgacaaaacaaaatatatgttACAGATAAGAATTACAATTTTAGCCTATATTTATCCAAGTTGGGACATTTAAGTCCTGCCAGtagctaaaaaaaacaacctccatcttggCTAGCATTTTTGTTGGTCCACCGCGTTTGtcaaaactaaaataactcaactactggatggatttccaGGACAGATTTGTGGTCTCAAAGGCATGAAGCACTCAGATTTTGATGATCCTCTTATATCCCCCGAGCACGACCACAAGGTTGACGTTTagagtttttaattaaatatccTAAAAAAACTATGTGCAGGATGAAATCAGCTCATACTGTACATGTCCA
This genomic window from Platichthys flesus chromosome 18, fPlaFle2.1, whole genome shotgun sequence contains:
- the LOC133973074 gene encoding single-minded homolog 1-like isoform X2; amino-acid sequence: MKEKSKTAARTRREKENSEFYELAKMLPLPSAITSQLDKASIIRLTTSYLKMRIVFPQGLGEAWGHTSRTRSHDNIGRELGSHLLQTLDGFIFVVAPDGKIMYISETASVHLGLSQVELTGNSIYEYVHPADHDEMTAVLTPHQPYSPLAHEYEMERSFFLRMKCVLAKRNAGLTSGGYKVIHCSGYLKIRQYSLDMSPFESCYQNVGLVAVGHSLPPSAVTEIKLHSNMFMFRASLDMKLIFLDSRVAELTGYEPQDLIEKTLYHHVHSCDTFHLRCAHHLLLVKGQVTTKYYRFLAKHGGWVWVQSYATIVHNSRSSRPHCIVSVNYVLTDTEYKGMQLSLDQMSPTKPAFPYANSHTEDRKSTKSRLPPAKAKARVSPYPQFSAFNPERSESDQDSQWGGSPLTDSASPQLLDPGEATETSCAYRLYPDSGSLCYGLGLSEEDLANAQAHPHTTTCDRVRCQSSRYFLGTPQSGREVWWDATRSVLSLPKPSVENNEAYEITSYHGAIHGRGHWDEDSVVSSPDGGGSTSDSGERYHGEHFRASPREPSKMETLIRATQQMIKEEESRLHQHKAPLDVSGLAKSHSPCFNSSLPHHSQLNMPSVVCRGPGAPSIDLPSEHLHHRDGLKVLGPHDNDENTTSPASLSRLSSPSSDGMPRSGLSLTKDYMATDLSPHHSQPQGSPLIYPTQERQPLDRQAAYALTGYSLEHLYDPENLRSYSGLACGGVQYDVASHVRMQAEQMQGHKATSVIITNGS
- the LOC133973074 gene encoding single-minded homolog 1-like isoform X1, which produces MKEKSKTAARTRREKENSEFYELAKMLPLPSAITSQLDKASIIRLTTSYLKMRIVFPQGLGEAWGHTSRTRSHDNIGRELGSHLLQTLDGFIFVVAPDGKIMYISETASVHLGLSQVELTGNSIYEYVHPADHDEMTAVLTPHQPYSPLAHEYEMERSFFLRMKCVLAKRNAGLTSGGYKVIHCSGYLKIRQYSLDMSPFESCYQNVGLVAVGHSLPPSAVTEIKLHSNMFMFRASLDMKLIFLDSRVAELTGYEPQDLIEKTLYHHVHSCDTFHLRCAHHLLLVKGQVTTKYYRFLAKHGGWVWVQSYATIVHNSRSSRPHCIVSVNYVLTDTEYKGMQLSLDQMSPTKPAFPYANSHTEDRKSTKSRLPPAKAKARVSPYPQQFSAFNPERSESDQDSQWGGSPLTDSASPQLLDPGEATETSCAYRLYPDSGSLCYGLGLSEEDLANAQAHPHTTTCDRVRCQSSRYFLGTPQSGREVWWDATRSVLSLPKPSVENNEAYEITSYHGAIHGRGHWDEDSVVSSPDGGGSTSDSGERYHGEHFRASPREPSKMETLIRATQQMIKEEESRLHQHKAPLDVSGLAKSHSPCFNSSLPHHSQLNMPSVVCRGPGAPSIDLPSEHLHHRDGLKVLGPHDNDENTTSPASLSRLSSPSSDGMPRSGLSLTKDYMATDLSPHHSQPQGSPLIYPTQERQPLDRQAAYALTGYSLEHLYDPENLRSYSGLACGGVQYDVASHVRMQAEQMQGHKATSVIITNGS